GAGCttaagctcaaaatttctctaagtcagagacttgacggttgtacactagagtgtaacaccgtagataagattgagtagatctacgggccattttgaaggcttttagtagtaCTACAAAATGAAAGAGCcatagatcaattcaaacaatAGAACatgatgttgtactcagtccatagatggactggagacagtcctcttttgtttgggggagataatgcgacttagttgactatgctacaagatTCTTTTTGcattaaacagtgctacagagcaatatttatcatattaagaactagagtgagcctgaattgctagttaaagttagtgccgctagtagaatgtgccgtagatgcagctagaccagttagagagagccatagatcgtgtcagaaaactgtataaccgttcgaaacctgtagaacactatgagcagaggacttaagtggtaattcaccgagttctactctttacattctactatgcactggcatatcaaggaaTTGTATTATTaaaagacttgtagtcttcacagaactgttcatagcagaacttaacagagtcaaaagaccttcatactaggagtagctacttctatgggggatttagttgacaagaaatcggacataagaccacacagactaggagaaatttgatatgaccatagatcgagtcctgatctgaggaaaagacaaaaagacatgatacagatcacagatcacagatagagtacctaggaaccaggcagggatgaacaacagatcttggagtctgtgctgttcatgtgctacagcAGTTCAGAACtttggatccatatgctggaactacttggacacacaaagtccatctgatttgataacgtcaaaatgcaggatacggcccataggcaggaaacactgcatggtatgcctatatgggtccattctacatgctgaaacaagaatgaagaatggtccagctCTTccatagatgagattctgcacatgtagcagtccttaTCGATGAGATTCCCCTGGATGATAGAGGAAGaccacatggattcatagctatggtgcattatttttagagatgaaacaagtactGAAAGGATTAccaagctagtgtagaagtagtataaaagcagcccatgtatccatagataatcccaagtactacccatgcgtaggaaagtcctgaacaagttgcccatgagtaactgttCTTGacaaccaatagagagatttgccctgtcatttgtgcagtgatacgataagatttgaatTGAACTATATGAGACTGCCGACGTCAAAACCAGAGAActatttgtccgtaggccgctgaggtcttcattactgtttcgtgaacTGTTGAGGGTCTTCATTTTCATGTCCGccaagggcaatagtctccaatcgtttgaattagtcttaccatagacaaaattcatagtcccacttagtccactggacaataaacagagctttCTACAAACCCTTGaaccccgtagctgtggtgttttataCAAGCGGCCCACTGACTCAAGGCCCTACAGACCATATTCCATAAGGGCAGTGGATACCCAACATTGCTATATTAGGAGCTTATTTGTGACTACCCCATTAGTAGGCACATcagcataacctttgccaagcagtccacccttgcaattttcctggtgtgtagagttattattagactttacacagaggtttactagtttttgggttgatttggtgttggtgctacttctgtagctctgatattaggttgactcttgagtggtgtACTTCACCCATTAGTGGTACACGATTCTTGATTTGTGAGCTTCATTACCCAATCCTCAAATCCTCAAATCCCTCATACTCAAAAGATGACATGCATACCCCCATCAACTTTGTTTTGACTCCATTGGCTTTGGGTTATGCTGGGTTGTATGCCAAGGTCCTAGACAATGGGTTTACTCCTTCAGAGTGTGCCGAGCTTATCTAACTGGCTGGAAACACACAGGCCTCAGGCCTCAGCACTGAAGAGGACCAGCAAACTGTTCATTGGAACTTTAGGAAAAGCAAAAGAGCAATCATCATCAATGTCAAAGAAAACCTACAAACGGCTGAAGCCCTTGGTGGAGGAGATTGCAATGGTCCTTGGGCTTTCATCACAGGGAAATGCAGGACAAAAGCAGGGTCTGATATGGGTGCTGGACAGGTGCATCTCTCCTCTCAAGTGTTCATCGGACTGTTcaccctttttgtttcctctcttcagTCACCAATCCTAGACTCAGTCTCTTGTAATATGGCCCGGGTCGCTTTTTCAAGCTACACTGTGATGGGCTAAATGATCTTCAAGAATGGAGCTTTGAAATCCCTTGTTGCCCTGCAGTTCTATCTGATGGACGAGACTACGGCTCATTGGGAAGAGGGACTCTATACTTCCTCCAAAAGAGGACACAGGAAGTCAGAACAACAGTGTCTACGATGGCAATGTATGCTCAAATGAAAATACTGAGGCATTGCCGAAGGAAGGTACTTCGATGGGTGTGCTGAGCAGTAGCACTATATGATTCTGGTCTCCaaattttaaaaaaaaatcgaGCAAGCTGTGATATCCCCATTGTACCTGCGCATCCCGAAACTGCAGAAGTCCCTGGCACCCTTTTGATATGCTACTGACTCGGGCTGGGAAGCTGGACAGACGTAGAAGCTGGATGGCGATGTCTTGTACGATAATTAGTTAGTTACCTATGATTTTTATAGTAGTGAAACTGTAACTTACCATCTGATTGACCTCTGTTATAATTTTGAGGGCAAGGAGTGCATCACTAAGGGAGATATGACAATTCTCGTATGTCTTGTTCAAATCAGGCACGAATTCCTTAATTTGGAATACGGATCAATGTAAGCACATGTCAGCACAGGTGACACTCCTTATAAAATTCCCTTCTTCCCTTATTATTATATGCTCTATGGATACTCCCCAAGCTCTGACAGGTGTGATATTGGGCCCTTAGCTCATGTAGAGTTTTTTAACACCGAACCCTTTCACTTTTCCCCATTTTACCCCCCTTTTTTGACTAAACAATGACAGAACCATTGTGAGTCAAGTTCTTATCCAATCAAACTTCAGACTTCAGGGATCTGAAATACACTACCAAATAAGGCTTTTGTTCATACTTGGTGATTTTATAGAATTTTTCTGACAGATATAGACAGGGGGTACAGTAGTCCATGTATATTTTTAGATTTGGGCTCAAATTCAGATCTGGGCAATTCATATGACCCTCCAGTGATGTCAAATGTCACAAAAACATTCCCACTCATTGAAATAGAGTGATAGATCTAACTCACAGTGTCAAATTGTGTCCTAATATAGTAAAAATATGTAAATTTCAGTATTTTTGACACTTTTGACACTTTGTGATGTGTGAGTCATGAGACTGAGTGGGAATTGCACTCAGCATGAGTGGGAATTGCACTCAGCATGAGTGGAACATtcatcactttcattcttacCCCCCATCACTACTgtctctctttcctttctgtcTGCCTTTGACACTGTCCTCCTCACAATACCACACCTACTATCTCAGTACTATATTTAACATGCCTTCAAACCCCAATTCACCGTCATCCACCATTCCTGTCCCTCCAGCCATTCCACTACCACCTCCAGATGATTCAGCTATTGATTCTATTCAGGACACTATTCTAGAACAACTATTGAAGAATGTTGCCCAGGAGACCAGGATAGCCTATGCAATGGCTGCCTTGGAGTGTTCAAAGGCTGTCACAAACAAGAAGGCACAAAAGCAGAACAAAGCAGTCAAGCTCCATCTGTCTCAACGAACGGCCAGTCAAAGGTTTGGAGTCCCTAGAAGCACTTTACACAACAGGGTTCACGGAGTACAGAATAGAGTTGATGCCCATGCTGGGCAGATGCTGTTGTCGTCATCGCAGGAGGATGTGATGGTGAAATGGTTGAAAGAGTTGGGAAAGCGAGGGGTTGGGATTGGGCCATCGATGGTCAATGATATGGTCTATGCAATATATAAAAAACCAGTTGGTGATAACTTTTATAAACGTTTCCTTACTCGTCACCCTGATATTGTTTGCAGAAGAGGCCAACCACTGGAGGCTTGCTGGGCCCAGGCTTTAAACCGTACTTTGGTCCAAGAGTACTATGATCTTCTTGAGTGCTGTACATTGGACGATGGGAGTTTGATTCCACCTGGACTTATTGCAAATATGGACGAGAAGGGTGTCAACTGTGCTGATATTGGTCCAAACACTGTTCTTGTCGACCGTGATCAGAAAACTGCCTTCACCGTTCATCAGGCTGATCGAGAATGGATCACAATGATTGAGACTGTTTTTGCAGATGGGACATCTATGCCACCCTCAATTATTTTCAAGGGCAAGAGGCTGAATATGGAATGGGGAAGAGACAATCCATGTAATGCTAGGTGCATATACAGTTGTTTATCTGTTTGGATTCTTGAATTTATAAGGTTCTATAGTATTTCATGTTCTCCAAATGGGTGGACAGATCGAGAACTAGGTGTCAAGTGGTTGGAAGAAAATTTTGTGCCTGAGATTGAAAAATGCCGAAAACAACTTGGCCTTCATCCCAAGCATCCCACATTACTCATCCTTGATGGCCACAATAGTCATTGTAACTTCCAGTTCTGTAATGTTGCAGAGCGTGCCAACATCCGCATTATTTGTCTTCCATCCCATACAACCCATGCACTTCAACCATATGATGTATGTGTCTTCTCACCATTGTCAAAGGCATGGAAGAAAATTCTTATACAATGCTCTCAGGCACATATTGATATTGACAAGTTCAATTTCATACACCACTATAGCACTGCTCGTGATAGCGCTTTCAAGTCTACTACAATTCAATCAGCATTCCGAATCACTGGCATCCATCCCTTCAACCGACACATTCTTCCTGATGTTGTATATGAGGCTGCAAAAAATACAACCACACAATCATCACAGCCTATTCCAGCCAGTCTTCCTACTGGACTAGTACCAATCCCTCCCTTCAGTACCACTTTTACTGCTGATTCTGAGGCACAGCAGTATCAACTTCAGCTTCCTGATATGCTTGATGAGGATGCAACACGTGCCAAGCTGTGGGACTTTATTGACACTATTATCAACATTGCAAAATCAGCAGGAGTCCAGCTTGAGAAGGACTATACCCAGATGGTTCTCATGGATGATGAAAATGCCCAGTTACAAGTAGCTGTATttgagaaggggaagaagaagaaaatggtATATAATCGGGGCCATGCTCAACATCTCACCAATGCAGAGTGCTTGATACAGTTAGCAAAGGAGGAGTGGAGGCACAAGGCGAAGAACCTACATAAGGAGGTTAGAAAGGCTCATCACTCTTCAAAAGCGAATGCAGTTGAAGGACAAGCAGGAGCAGgacaaagaaaagaagagactagcagaggggaaaaAGCTGGAGCGGGAGCAGAGTAAAGCAGCAAAGCAgttggagaaagagaagagcaagcaagaaaaacaagctgagaaggagaaaaaacAGCAAGAGAAACAAGCCAAACCCAAACATGGACAGAATCGAGGTCGGCGAGCTCAAACTGGTAGAGATCGAGGTCGTAGTCAGGGTCATGGATGGTCTGCTACAATTTCATCATCTGAAGGTGAACAATTTGACTTCCCAGATAGTAGCTCTGAAAATTCCACAACTCAATCATCATCACTGGCACCACCACCCCGACCCAACCCACGACCCCTTCCACGGCCAGCTGCTAATACAGTATCAGAAGACTCTGAGCTTGAATCAAGTGACTCAGAGAATGAATATGAGTTGGGGGACATGTCAATTGTTGATATAATGGTGGAgcaggatgaggaagaaggagtAGATGATGATGGGAAGCCTGAAATCCATGTCCTGGAGATAATCAAGCACCGTCGCAAGACTGGTATATTGGAATTCTGGGTTTCCTGGGCAGATGGTGACAAAACTTGGGAACCATTGAACAATGTTGAAGATCTGGAGGCATTGGATGCATATCTGAAGACTAAAAAAATATCTGACCTTACCAATCTGTAGTTATTAAAATATCTGACCTTACCAATCTGTAGTTATCAAAATTCTCTATATAACGAGCCCCTACTCATGCAATTTGGTCCAAAACTGAGTGAGATATGCAGGTATATGTCACTGCCGCGTAGCCACCACAAGTGCCTGCCATCTCAATATGCACGTGTCCGGTTACCCAATCTAACTGAGGTTTGGGGGTCAGGTACGAAAAATATTCATAAGCTGGGCTGCAGGCTCTCTAAATTTTTTATATTTCGGTGAGGGCTACCCAAAATGTATAGCGAGATACCGAGATAAAATTTAGTATGATATATTACATAGTCATTGTAGAAAACGTAAATTACCAACAAGCCATCTGGCTTCCCGCTCCGAGTCAGTACACGTTGGGCCAGCATTCTTAACATTTGAGCAGTCTCTCCCACCCAATAGCGACAAAAACCTCCTTGACCTCACTTCTCAAAATCTTTccgatatcgcgatataaatcggaaaagaccttaaagatgcatatttatacaattttaacacttatgagttataaattatgggattaataggactagagtgagcccgcacttctagttaaagcatgagcctctacaagagactttatccgtacgaaatgtacaaaattaggaaagatgagagacttcgctgaagttcagaaaactgtacgaacttcaggaagcagccgtttaaaaacattcgttcttgtattggaaggcctcctcttactcctggaatgctcatagcaaacatagggattttattatacaatttattgaaacttcaacgaagtctggttggactgctcggatattggaattctcggatatagaaatccaaacaaggataaaggaaggaacatccgattctcacgaacggaaaatggaaagaataggaatttctcagaaaaccaaggaaacacggacttcagcgaagtgcacatgttatttgattgcaagagggaaaccttggggacagggcctaggatcgaggctagatcttctccaaaaaggaatggaACAGGAACGGGAAGAATGGATaagcctgaaacagggactcgttccctaggaaaaacaggagaatgcggatatgtcgggtacttcggcgaagtcaagtccctacatcgcaaccaggaaacaaggaatagatattcagtttaatattcgattgggcacttcagcacataaaactcttgtattatacccgattaagcgagtttctgtttgactgaaagggatttcattattatttactagtttcacacacattttggtcttttactattatttattagaaaaaccgtatataaggcgggcaggaaagagggatttttcccagcaacctacgagaggagacgcagttcacctactaggattcgctcgagatttgacctttgccccagtcttcactgaagttggtgttctgtgttttgaaggatagattagattattgcaattgaatttggtattggcatattgtcttggaattgaactctggatattgaagtcaatttggacttatattgaatttggattgctattgtctagtttggatattgaacttgaaaccgaacttcggcgaagacttgtaaaagctttgttgaaaagtcagatatcgaattttgggatttgtgaatcatattgtcacccttgtagtgaaagaaccttgattgaaacaactataaaaccgaagaccccacatattctatctttcttggtgcctcttagtgaaaactaaagccttaagaataccgacctccaccccttacacttgtgtttactcttcttggtgtggttttggtttgcgcacttcgtgtttgaggtgtgtttcctagccatatttagtggtgttgcacagcgttattaccgaGCTCCATGGTGTCCACATTGAAAGTTCGGAGGTTGAAGGCTTTTCGTTTACAATTGGCATAACAATGGGAGTGTACACTTTGTTCCCATGTGAAGCTACAGATAACGATCCGTCAAATTGCCTGTTTGCTACTAGTATGAAGATGTTGGTTAACCTCTTTACTGGAGCAACCTCGGTGCAGCATGGATTGTGATCACGCTTAATTTTTGGTGGAGGGCGGTGTATAATGTATTGATGGGTGCACAAGAGGAGATACAGAGGGAGCTTATACTGAAGTGGAATGTgctggatgaggaggatCTGGAGAGGTATGAATGGTCAAAAGATCAAAGGTTATCACTAGAACTTTAGCTAGCCATCTTACACTTTTAGTCTTCTGCAGAATACATGGTTCACCTCTGCTTCATGACTCGCAAGAAAAAGGAGCTTCCTATGCTGATGGGGGTACCGCGGATCGAACGCGGGACCTTCAGAACATAAATTCACTTCAGTCTGCTGCTCTCCCAGCTGAGCTATACCCCCTCCTTTTTAAGTACAAGCAAGGTAGATTAGGTCTGTTCTAACGGCACCCTTGTAAATACTTAAAAAGTCGGTGAACCTTCAAAAAAACTTTCCAGTACCCAAGTACATCAAccatcaacgttcaaccaTCCCATAACTACACCTCACAAGAACTTTCCCGGTTCAAAGTCCACCACGCGAACAGTATTGGCCAGGCTCAACATTAACTTTCCGAACTCCAAATGTGCTGGATCGTGGGTTAGATAGTGGTGGCgatcttcttctctctcgaATTCGATAACGAATGCGTGGGTCATGCCGCCCTATTCTCGATTAGTTGAGGCTCTCTGATGTGTATAGCGATGGTACGTAGCACATACCTGCAGTCCTTCGGGAGAGTTGTCAAGACCACCTATCACTGATTTCAGGTAAGGCTGGTTTGTTCTAGGATCGATACATTTTTCTTTTAGGTCGAGAAAGCGGCGACAAGCCTGAAGCGGAAAAATCGATCAACTGGGTATCCATAGAAAAAAGGCAAGTGTTTACGTCGTCGATTTGCTCAGGAGTCGTATCAACCTTGAAAGAAAACTGCACGATGTGAATGATTGCCATGGTTGGTGTTAGAGAGCGAGGTTGAGTTTAAGTTTGTTGAAAGGTACGGGTTTAGGGCAGGTTCTTCCAAGGTTTCGTCTTTATGATACACACGCATCCCCATATCGTACGTCCCTTTTGTGGGTGTgcttagtaaaagaaaattTGAGAATCAGTAAACGCACCTCGTTTTGGTTTCGCATCCGCCGCTCAATTCTCCCTCCACTGATGAGCACACGCAGTACACCTTAGACATTCAGCGTGAGCACCCATGATTGCATGGATTGAAGGCAAGAAGTATACCGATAAACTGTAAAAATTTTCAGAAATTCAAAAAGACGGAGCCGGAGAGACTTAAGAAACGTACACGTAGTCATAGGCTCATCAGCGGAACGAATTTGTAGCTGATAAAAATATGCCTGTCCATTATTGCATCGAGGGCACGAAGCTAAAAAAAGCGATTGTCGTGAATTTTGTTGTaaaaaaaagcgaaaacaTGCAACAAAGTGCACATACCGGCGGTCGAATCCGCATGTTTCCACATTTCCTCTCCTCCAAGAACATCATCGACCTCCTTTCGTTTCAATTTCGTTCTTGAAGTCATCTAAAAGAATCAGTCAATAAGATAATTGGATGGATGAAATTCCTCGTACCTGTTTCGTTATCGGGAACTCGTACGGGCAGGTATTGCAAGCCCATTTGTTGAATCCGGTTTCTGAAGAAATGACGAGAAGGTTTGCGCAAGTCGGGCAGAAAAGCATCTCTTTGTCGTCACTGTCGTGATGGTAGGGAGAAAGTCGGATGCGACTCGGCCTTCCAATGACACCTCGACCGCTCTATCACATTCTCGCTGCCGCCAGCTTCCTTTCATGTCATTCTAAATTATCCCGAAGCTCGAATATCCTCCATAGGAACACATGTCATCATCGAAAGCACAACTAACCTGTCCGTCAAGCGATTAGTTTGACCCCGTGTCACTCGTTTGGGCGTCGTGAAATCCTGCAGGGCTCTACATCATTTACAACACAAGAATGATACAAATATCACACCCCGGCGCACGCTGTTGTTGTATGAAGGGTAGCTTCTGGTATGGATCGATCATTGCAGGTCTACAGCTTTGTGCTGAGGCTGTCCCCACTCTACCTAGActtcttccaccatcatcatgcTCAACATCTTCTCGAAATTGAAAGAAGGCCGTTCGTCCAAGTCGTCACACCCTTCTGCGGAACCCCCAGGATGGGCACCCGCTCAAGAAACCGTCGTACGCCCCAATTTTCCTTGATTCTACCTTGGGAGTGACGATTTCTGAAATACGTCAAACAGCACCAATGGGGCCTATACAATGAATCTTCCGAAGAAGACTACCAAGCTGCAATCGATTTCTGCCTGAGATACCCTCTTCAACCACCACGACTCGTTCCATCCAATGCTCTTGATGTCATCAGGCAAGAAGGAAGCAGGGCTTGGGGTATCCAGATACCTAGTCAGGAAATTCGCCGATTCTCTGGAAAAATCACGAATATCAGTCTAAAGGGCGCACCGGTAGTCATTGTAGAGACAGACGATAGATGCGGAAGTTTCTGTCTGATGAGCGATCTACCTATCATGGCCGGTCTGTACGACGTATCTCGACAGAATGGAGTATACTTTGAGGTGAAGATCGTCAAGATGTTCCCGCCTCAATCGTATCTGGCGATCGGTAGGGAGATTTCTCATTTGGAAGGATTTTTTGTCGTGTTCATCTGTCTATAGGTACGGCTTGTCAACCATACCCAAACTTCCGTTTTCCAGGATGGAATCGAGAAAGTGCAGGCCTCCATCTCGACGATCTACGAAAATTCTTTGAAGATCCTGATGGAGGACGTGACTATAATGTTCCATTCGATCGTATTCGAGGAGGAGATATCATCGGTTGTGGATAC
Above is a genomic segment from Marasmius oreades isolate 03SP1 chromosome 4, whole genome shotgun sequence containing:
- a CDS encoding uncharacterized protein (BUSCO:EOG0926539T) gives rise to the protein MLFCPTCANLLVISSETGFNKWACNTCPYEFPITKQMTSRTKLKRKEVDDVLGGEEMWKHADSTAASCPRCNNGQAYFYQLQIRSADEPMTTFYRYTSCLQSMQSWVLTLNV